The stretch of DNA CCATATCTTCAAAAGTAACATTTCCCTCCGCAGGGATCATCACTCGTACTATTTTGGGTGCCCCTTCTGCCTCCAAGGCTTTGCATTCCTCGGCTGACAAACTCAATGAATTTTTCATTTGCATACGAGTAACCGCATCATATTTAAATTTTGTTCCTTGGGCTTCTGCTTTTTCTCTAGCTTCTGTTAGTTCCTCTTCGGTATCATAAGCATAATAACCGTGTCCATTCTCAATCAATTGGTTCGCAAACTTCTCGTAAATTCCTGTTGCTTTGCGTTCTGATTGGCGATAAGGACCATAAGCTCCTCCTTTTGATGGGCTTTCATCAAATTCTAACCCTAACCATTCTAAGGCATCTATAATGTATTGTTCTGCCCCCTCTACATATCGAGTTTGGTCGGTATCTTCAATACGAAGTATAAAGGTTCCCCCATGTTTTTTGGCCAATAAATAGTTGTACAAAGCTGTACGAACGCCTCCTATATGTAAGGCTCCAGTTGGACTCGGTGCAAAACGAACACGCATCTTAAATTTATTTTGTTGGTTATGAATTGTTATTCTTCAATACTTCAGGGCAATTTTTTGTTCTTTTAGCAACAATCGCTACTCCCCAAAGTAGAGCAAATATACAAAAAAGTTAGGTACATATAACAAGTGACTAAGTAGTTTAGTTTTACCGATGTTTTTTGTTGTACAGAATGTTCTTTTTTTTATAAAGGCAAAACAATTGGGAACTAAATTTAGCAATTTAGCATTGCTATAGCTTTTATCCTTAAATCTTATCAAGATTACGAATTATCCCATTTAAGAATTGAAGAGTTTTAATAGACAAGTCTAATAAAAAAATTCTAACTTTGGGTTTTTAGTAAAAAAATCTAATCGACTACTTACAAATGAGTCACGAAAATAACAACGCGCCCAAAACAGAATCGCTAAATTTCATTGAGCGCATTATAGAAGAACACAATACAACTGGTAAATTTGATAATCGAGTCCTTACTCGTTTTCCTCCTGAACCCAATGGCTATTTACACATTGGACATGCCAAAGCAATCTGTGTAAATTTTGGTATTGCAGATAAGTACAATGGAAAAACGAATTTGCGCTTTGATGACACCAACCCACTTACCGAAAAAACAGATTTTGTCAATGCCATCCAAAAGGACATCAAGTGGTTAGGCTTTGACTGGGAAGATCGTCTGTTTTTTACTTCTGATTATTTTGACACCTTATATGAATATGCGGTTAAATTGATCCAAGAAGGCTTGGCTTATGTTGATTTCTCTAGCTCGGAAACGATGGACGACGAAAAACGAAAAGGTCAGGAGAGTAAATACCGCAACACAACTGTTGAAACGAATCTAGCAGAGTTTGAAAAGATGAAAAATGGAGCCTATGAAAATGGGGTTTGTGTCTTGCGTCTAAAAGTAGACATGAAGGCAGATAATCGTCACATGCGTGATCCTATTATTTATCGTATCATCAACGCTCCTCACCACCGTACAGGGGATAAATGGTGCATTTACCCGATGTATGATTGGGCTCATGGGCAATCCGATTCTATTGAAGGCATTACTCATTCTTTGTGTTCTTTAGAATTTGAAAATCATCGTCCGTTATACGATTGGTGTCAAGAAAAATTAGAAATTTATCGTTCACAACAAATTGAGTTCTCACGCCTCAACCTTGATTATACCGTTACGAGTAAACGAAAGTTGAAAGAATTGATAGAAGAAGGTCATGTAAAAGACTGGGATGATCCTCGTATGCCAACACTTTCTGGAATGCGTCGTAGAGGATATACCCCTGCTGCTATCCGTGATTTTATTCATCGTGCAGGGGTTTCTAAAAGAGATCAATTTATTGCCTTGTCTTCTTTAGAAGGAAGCGTTCGAGACGATCTTAATCAAATTGCTCCTCGTGTTATGAGCGTTTTAGATCCTCTAAAAGTTGTCATTACCAACTATCCTGAAGGGCAGATAGAAGATTTGACCATTGCCTACCATCAAAAGGATGAAAGTATGGGGAGTCGTCAAGTTCCTTTTTCTAGAGAGATTTATATTGAGAAAGAAGATTTTGCCATCGAAGCCAATAAAAAATGGCGCCGCTTAGCTCCAGGTCGAGATGTTCGTCTAAAAGGGGCTTATATTCTTCATTGTACCGATTACAAAACCGATGAAAACGGAGCCGTAATAGAAGTGCATTGTGCGTATTATGAAAACAGTCGTTCAGGACAAGATACCAGTGGTATTAAGGCAAAAGGCGTGTTGCATTGGGTATCTATTGAGCAAGCTGTACCCGCACAAGTGCATTTGTACGATCGTTTATTTAGTGATCCCAAACCTACTGGGCACAAAGAAACCGTTACTGATGCCAATGGAAAAGAAGTGGAACGTAGCGTAGATTTTAAACAGTTTTTGAATCCCAACTCTCTAAAAACAATTACGGCTTATGTTGAGCCTAGTTTGGCAACAGCACAAGTACTGGATAAATTTCAATTCATGCGTTTGGGGTATTTTTGCGTGGATAAAGATTCAACAGCAGATCAGTTAATTTTTAACAGAACTGTTACCTTAAAAGATTCTTGGGCGAAACAAAATAAATAGCCGCTAAATCAATCGTTTTTCTTAAACGAAT from Aureispira anguillae encodes:
- a CDS encoding glutamine--tRNA ligase/YqeY domain fusion protein, whose translation is MSHENNNAPKTESLNFIERIIEEHNTTGKFDNRVLTRFPPEPNGYLHIGHAKAICVNFGIADKYNGKTNLRFDDTNPLTEKTDFVNAIQKDIKWLGFDWEDRLFFTSDYFDTLYEYAVKLIQEGLAYVDFSSSETMDDEKRKGQESKYRNTTVETNLAEFEKMKNGAYENGVCVLRLKVDMKADNRHMRDPIIYRIINAPHHRTGDKWCIYPMYDWAHGQSDSIEGITHSLCSLEFENHRPLYDWCQEKLEIYRSQQIEFSRLNLDYTVTSKRKLKELIEEGHVKDWDDPRMPTLSGMRRRGYTPAAIRDFIHRAGVSKRDQFIALSSLEGSVRDDLNQIAPRVMSVLDPLKVVITNYPEGQIEDLTIAYHQKDESMGSRQVPFSREIYIEKEDFAIEANKKWRRLAPGRDVRLKGAYILHCTDYKTDENGAVIEVHCAYYENSRSGQDTSGIKAKGVLHWVSIEQAVPAQVHLYDRLFSDPKPTGHKETVTDANGKEVERSVDFKQFLNPNSLKTITAYVEPSLATAQVLDKFQFMRLGYFCVDKDSTADQLIFNRTVTLKDSWAKQNK